One Gammaproteobacteria bacterium DNA window includes the following coding sequences:
- the bioC gene encoding malonyl-ACP O-methyltransferase BioC: protein MTEHDEHDFELEMEAVRRAFDRAAADYDAHTPLQSTVRERLLEKLELVTLEPKVVLDAGCGTGRAIPALAKRFRKAELLALDLAPGMLREARKHKPWFRKLATLEGRLEAMPLGDDRVDVLFSSLAMQWLNDLDAALEEFKRVMRPGGLLTFATFGPDTLRELRSAWSEVDGFNHVNRFLDLHDVGDALVRAGFSEVVMDVEHFTLTYDSARDLMRDLKVIGAHNVTAGRSRGLMGRKKLAAVEQAYEAFRADFDGEQKLPATYEVVYGTAWLPEHAKQHRDHAMGVGREGEVSVSLDSLRSSLKKKTGDQ from the coding sequence ATGACCGAACACGACGAACACGATTTCGAACTCGAGATGGAGGCCGTGAGGCGCGCTTTCGACAGGGCCGCTGCGGATTACGATGCGCACACGCCCTTGCAGTCGACCGTGCGTGAACGCCTGCTGGAGAAGCTTGAGCTGGTCACGCTGGAGCCGAAGGTCGTGCTTGATGCCGGCTGCGGTACCGGGCGTGCCATTCCGGCGCTGGCGAAACGCTTCCGGAAAGCAGAGCTCCTGGCGCTGGATCTTGCGCCCGGCATGCTGCGCGAAGCGCGCAAGCACAAGCCGTGGTTCCGCAAGCTGGCAACGCTGGAAGGCCGGCTGGAGGCCATGCCCCTGGGGGACGACCGGGTGGATGTGCTGTTTTCCAGCCTGGCCATGCAGTGGCTGAACGACCTCGATGCCGCATTGGAAGAGTTCAAGCGGGTCATGCGCCCGGGCGGCTTGCTGACCTTTGCGACCTTCGGCCCGGATACCCTGAGGGAGCTGCGCAGCGCCTGGTCCGAGGTCGACGGCTTCAATCACGTCAATCGCTTCCTGGACCTGCACGATGTCGGTGATGCGCTGGTCAGGGCCGGCTTCAGTGAAGTGGTGATGGATGTCGAGCATTTCACCCTGACTTATGACAGTGCTCGCGACCTGATGCGCGACCTGAAAGTCATTGGCGCACACAATGTCACTGCCGGGCGTTCCCGCGGCTTGATGGGCAGGAAGAAGCTGGCTGCGGTCGAGCAGGCCTACGAGGCCTTCCGCGCCGACTTCGACGGCGAGCAAAAGCTGCCGGCGACTTACGAAGTGGTGTACGGCACGGCCTGGCTGCCGGAGCATGCCAAGCAGCATCGCGACCATGCCATGGGCGTTGGCAGGGAAGGCGAAGTCAGTGTCAGCCTCGATTCGCTGCGTTCCAGCCTGAAAAAGAAAACCGGAGACCAGTGA